The proteins below come from a single Prolixibacter sp. NT017 genomic window:
- a CDS encoding V-type ATP synthase subunit B, whose protein sequence is MATKAFQKIYTKVTQITKATCTLRAEGIGYDELAEINGRLAQVVKIIGDDVTLQVFGGTEGIPTNAEVTFLGKSPSLKVSDQLAGRFFNAFGDPIDGGPAIEGQEIAIGGPSVNPVRRKQPSELIATGIAGIDLNNTLVSGQKIPFFADPDQPFNQVMAMVALRAKADKIILGGMGLTNDDYLFFRNVFDNAGALDRIVSFVNTTENPPVERLLVPDMALTAAEYFAVEKNESVLVLLTDMTLYADALSIVSNRMDQIPSKDSMPGSLYSDLAKIYEKAVQFPSGGSITIIAVTTLSGGDITHAIPDNTGYITEGQLFLRRDSDVGKVIVDPFRSLSRLKQLVIGDKTREDHPQVMNAAIRLFADAASAKTKLENGFDLTEYDQRTLDFAKEYSNDLLAIDVNIGTDDMLDTGWKLLGRHFKPEEVGIKQELMNKYWPKEA, encoded by the coding sequence ATGGCAACGAAAGCTTTTCAGAAAATATATACCAAAGTCACACAGATTACGAAAGCAACCTGTACCCTGAGAGCTGAAGGGATTGGCTACGATGAACTGGCCGAGATTAACGGCCGGCTGGCACAGGTGGTGAAAATCATTGGTGACGATGTGACCCTGCAGGTGTTTGGTGGTACAGAAGGTATCCCGACCAATGCAGAGGTAACTTTCCTGGGAAAATCGCCTTCGCTGAAAGTGAGTGACCAGCTTGCCGGACGCTTTTTCAACGCTTTTGGCGACCCGATTGATGGTGGACCTGCCATCGAAGGACAGGAGATTGCAATTGGCGGACCGTCGGTAAACCCGGTACGTCGTAAGCAACCGTCCGAGTTGATTGCAACCGGTATTGCCGGTATCGACCTGAACAACACGCTGGTATCGGGACAGAAGATTCCGTTCTTCGCCGACCCGGATCAGCCGTTCAACCAGGTAATGGCGATGGTAGCACTTCGTGCAAAAGCCGACAAGATTATTCTTGGTGGTATGGGACTGACGAACGACGACTACCTCTTTTTCCGCAATGTATTCGATAATGCCGGTGCGCTCGACCGTATCGTATCGTTTGTGAATACAACGGAGAATCCACCGGTGGAACGTCTGTTGGTACCTGATATGGCACTGACAGCAGCCGAATATTTCGCGGTAGAAAAAAACGAAAGCGTGCTGGTACTGCTGACCGATATGACGCTGTACGCGGATGCGCTCTCGATTGTATCGAACCGTATGGACCAGATTCCGTCGAAAGACTCGATGCCGGGTTCGCTCTATTCCGACCTTGCTAAGATTTATGAGAAAGCAGTTCAGTTCCCGAGTGGTGGTTCTATTACCATTATCGCGGTAACTACGTTGTCGGGTGGTGATATTACCCACGCTATTCCTGATAACACCGGTTACATTACCGAAGGACAGTTGTTCCTGCGCCGTGATTCGGATGTCGGCAAAGTAATTGTCGATCCGTTCCGTTCGCTGTCGCGACTAAAACAGTTGGTTATCGGGGATAAGACCCGTGAGGATCACCCGCAGGTAATGAACGCAGCCATCCGTCTGTTTGCCGATGCTGCCAGCGCTAAAACGAAACTGGAAAACGGTTTCGACCTGACGGAATATGACCAGCGTACACTGGATTTTGCCAAAGAGTACTCCAATGATTTGCTGGCTATTGACGTCAACATCGGTACGGACGATATGCTGGACACGGGCTGGAAACTTCTCGGCAGACACTTCAAACCTGAAGAGGTTGGTATCAAGCAGGAGCTGATGAATAAGTACTGGCCGAAAGAGGCATAA
- a CDS encoding V-type ATP synthase subunit I, whose amino-acid sequence MIIRMKKYTFLVYHREYEMFLDAVRERGLLHVKERKGGEVEDAALREKMQLLKRIRDAVQFLHHREAELVETAGDIDAMKVLHDFEAMRREREVAEQELQTLQKDVHQLEPWGDFSWESVERLAEDGWEMNFFSTSSRRWEKDWPEKYNAFIISETGTTTFFVTVTPEGEKVNIDADPVRLPEHSLSYVRSEMGKLGEKIAEIDAAYDEYAAKYIPELEQLQLKVQQEFDFDKVVLNSPRSAEDKVVVLEGYIPENESKDFDQFLETQGVYYEATYPDLKEKVPVLLKNNWFTRMFETIGDLYALPNYKELDLTPYYAPFYWIFFGFCLGDAGYGLVLALIGFIMAGRVKPDMKGPMKLLGTLGLATIIFGLISGTVFGMSLYEMKFSFYGTLADRMAAKGKTINDELFTMALALGAIQILFGMFIKAANEKHQFGWKYAYGTIGWLVLIVGGLIVYLMSQLGVNPSVVNIVMYVVIGVGFLGAFLFNNPERNVFTNFGVGLWDAYNMVTGVMGDLLSYIRLFALGVSSAILGYVFNSLAMQLSPDIPVVKILVMIVILLIGHGITIFMSTLGAFVHPMRLTFVEFYKNSGFAGGGLRYTPFKKRIS is encoded by the coding sequence ATGATTATACGAATGAAAAAATACACCTTTCTGGTATATCACCGGGAGTATGAAATGTTTCTGGACGCTGTCCGGGAGCGGGGATTACTTCACGTGAAAGAACGGAAAGGTGGAGAGGTCGAAGACGCTGCCCTGCGTGAGAAGATGCAGCTGCTGAAGCGCATCCGGGATGCGGTCCAATTTCTGCATCATCGCGAAGCGGAACTGGTAGAAACTGCCGGCGACATTGACGCGATGAAAGTGCTTCATGATTTCGAGGCTATGCGCCGCGAACGGGAAGTTGCTGAACAGGAGTTGCAGACGCTGCAAAAGGACGTTCATCAGCTGGAGCCCTGGGGCGATTTTTCCTGGGAGTCAGTTGAGCGCCTTGCAGAAGATGGCTGGGAGATGAACTTCTTCTCTACATCATCGCGCCGCTGGGAGAAAGACTGGCCCGAGAAATACAACGCCTTTATCATTTCCGAGACGGGCACAACAACCTTTTTCGTAACGGTTACCCCGGAAGGTGAAAAGGTTAATATTGATGCTGACCCGGTTCGCTTGCCAGAGCATTCGCTGAGCTATGTTCGAAGTGAAATGGGGAAACTCGGGGAGAAGATAGCGGAGATTGACGCAGCGTACGATGAGTATGCAGCTAAATACATTCCTGAGCTGGAACAGTTGCAACTGAAAGTTCAGCAGGAGTTCGACTTTGATAAGGTGGTACTCAACTCTCCGCGTTCAGCTGAAGACAAAGTCGTCGTGCTGGAGGGATATATTCCTGAAAATGAATCGAAAGATTTCGATCAGTTCCTGGAAACGCAAGGAGTCTACTACGAGGCTACTTATCCTGATTTGAAAGAGAAGGTGCCGGTATTATTGAAAAATAACTGGTTCACCCGGATGTTCGAAACCATTGGCGACCTGTATGCACTTCCCAATTACAAAGAGTTGGATTTGACGCCTTACTATGCACCGTTTTATTGGATCTTCTTCGGATTTTGTTTGGGAGATGCCGGTTACGGTCTTGTGCTGGCTTTGATAGGATTCATCATGGCTGGTCGTGTAAAACCGGATATGAAAGGCCCGATGAAATTGTTGGGAACGCTGGGACTGGCGACCATTATTTTTGGTCTCATCAGTGGTACGGTTTTCGGAATGAGTTTGTACGAAATGAAGTTCTCCTTCTACGGCACGCTGGCTGATCGTATGGCCGCCAAAGGAAAAACTATCAACGACGAACTCTTTACCATGGCCCTGGCGCTGGGAGCTATCCAGATTTTGTTTGGTATGTTCATCAAAGCGGCCAATGAAAAGCACCAGTTCGGCTGGAAATATGCCTATGGAACAATAGGTTGGCTGGTATTGATTGTCGGTGGCTTGATCGTGTACCTGATGAGTCAGCTGGGAGTCAATCCATCTGTAGTCAATATTGTGATGTATGTCGTAATCGGAGTCGGTTTTCTCGGCGCATTCCTGTTCAATAACCCCGAGAGAAACGTGTTTACCAATTTCGGAGTTGGTTTGTGGGATGCCTATAATATGGTGACCGGCGTGATGGGTGACTTGTTGTCCTACATCCGTTTGTTTGCCCTGGGGGTTTCCAGTGCGATTCTTGGATACGTATTTAATAGTCTGGCCATGCAGTTGTCACCCGATATTCCGGTGGTGAAGATTTTGGTGATGATAGTCATTTTGCTCATTGGCCATGGTATCACGATTTTCATGTCGACGCTGGGAGCATTCGTTCACCCGATGCGTTTGACCTTTGTGGAATTTTACAAGAATTCCGGTTTTGCCGGCGGTGGTTTGCGCTACACGCCTTTCAAAAAAAGAATTTCATAA
- a CDS encoding RNA polymerase sigma-70 factor — translation MKQQTNPDDVLWKQIVRDDKKALESLFRKYFAPLCRFTDSFVENPMTTEELVADIFLGIWTKRKELFIHTSVRAYLFATARNTALNHLRGNTKGKIVYLHEQTVEPGFVDGVDAGLEYYELLEQVEGIIDKMPKKRQQIFRMHKLEGLKYNEIADRLSISVNTVQNQMSEAKRFMSQFNVFL, via the coding sequence ATGAAGCAACAGACGAATCCGGATGACGTTTTGTGGAAACAGATTGTCCGGGATGACAAAAAAGCTTTGGAGTCGTTGTTTAGAAAGTATTTTGCTCCTTTATGCCGTTTTACCGATTCTTTTGTCGAGAATCCTATGACGACAGAAGAGTTGGTTGCCGATATATTTTTGGGGATTTGGACCAAACGTAAGGAGCTTTTCATCCATACCTCAGTACGGGCTTACCTTTTTGCCACTGCCCGCAATACTGCCCTCAATCATCTTCGCGGAAATACCAAAGGAAAGATTGTTTACCTGCACGAACAAACTGTCGAACCCGGTTTTGTCGATGGGGTAGATGCCGGCCTTGAATATTACGAGCTGTTGGAACAGGTGGAGGGCATCATCGATAAGATGCCGAAAAAGCGTCAGCAGATTTTCCGGATGCATAAATTGGAAGGTCTAAAGTATAACGAGATTGCCGATCGCCTTTCTATTTCGGTGAATACCGTACAAAATCAGATGAGTGAGGCAAAAAGATTTATGTCTCAATTTAATGTATTCCTCTGA
- a CDS encoding V-type ATP synthase subunit K: protein MEPITLAYIGIGLMIGLSGIGSAFGVTIGGNAAIGAMKKNPDAFGSYMILSALPGTQGLYGFAGYFVFANFGTALSPDITMLQAAAIFGAGLALGVVGLFSAIRQGQVGANGIAAIGAGYDVFGNTLILAVFPELYAIVAFASAFLINGAIQ, encoded by the coding sequence ATGGAACCTATTACATTAGCTTACATTGGAATTGGACTGATGATTGGCCTGTCCGGTATCGGTAGTGCGTTTGGCGTAACCATCGGTGGTAATGCCGCCATCGGTGCAATGAAAAAGAATCCTGATGCATTCGGTAGTTATATGATTCTTTCGGCTCTTCCCGGTACCCAGGGACTCTACGGTTTTGCCGGTTACTTCGTATTTGCCAACTTCGGAACTGCTCTTAGCCCGGACATCACCATGTTGCAGGCTGCCGCTATCTTCGGCGCTGGTTTGGCGCTGGGTGTAGTTGGTTTGTTCTCCGCAATCCGTCAGGGACAGGTAGGTGCCAATGGTATTGCTGCCATCGGTGCTGGTTATGACGTATTCGGTAATACACTGATTCTTGCCGTATTCCCGGAGCTTTACGCTATTGTAGCGTTTGCGTCTGCCTTCCTTATCAACGGCGCTATTCAATAA
- a CDS encoding RagB/SusD family nutrient uptake outer membrane protein, with amino-acid sequence MRRIYLFIIIIGFAFSSCSKSFLNDTPIGELSETQVQTPDNLEGLVVSAYSVLNGQFDEASNAFNSPASNWSFGDVVSDDAYKGGGGTGDQNQIHLMEIFQTNPSIIDVDRKWLALYEGVKRANLAIRELNKSETFDPELKKQRIAEMRFLRGHYYFELKKIYNHIPWIDETDETTDSYYKSNTELTSDQLWQKILDDFDAAYKVLPADQSAEPARPTKWAARAYMAKCYIFMQDWNDAITAADDVINSGKYHLMDNFRDVFLPDNDNGPEVVFAVQNSINDGSPNNYNGSIGDRLLTPGGPYPNYGFLRPSQNLVNSFKTDASGMPVDDNVNVTDNDYVDPRLDHTVGRHGIPYLDMGIYDWEPRDPVTYGEFIQKKRQVSKNSPAYLQVWPYVTSMNYYIIRYADVLLWRAEAAIETGDLETGRTYINMVRGRAKNSEVVKFDDGTPAANYSIDTYNTPFADKAEATTALRTERRLEFALEGHRFFDLVRWGIADSVMNNYFEVEKTRRTHLSNAHFTAGKNEYDPIPQAMVDLGKGMITQNPGY; translated from the coding sequence ATGAGACGTATATATTTATTTATCATCATAATCGGCTTTGCTTTTTCTTCCTGTAGCAAAAGCTTTCTCAACGATACTCCCATCGGGGAATTATCGGAAACCCAGGTTCAGACGCCTGATAACCTGGAAGGGCTCGTCGTTTCAGCCTATTCGGTTTTGAACGGTCAGTTCGACGAGGCGTCGAATGCCTTTAACTCGCCGGCTTCGAACTGGAGCTTCGGTGATGTAGTTTCGGACGATGCTTATAAAGGGGGTGGTGGTACCGGTGACCAGAACCAGATTCATCTGATGGAGATTTTCCAAACCAATCCGTCCATTATCGATGTGGACCGGAAATGGCTGGCCCTTTACGAAGGGGTGAAACGGGCTAATCTTGCCATCCGCGAGTTGAATAAATCGGAGACGTTCGACCCGGAGCTGAAAAAGCAGCGTATTGCAGAAATGCGTTTCCTGCGTGGTCACTACTATTTCGAGCTGAAGAAGATTTATAACCACATTCCGTGGATTGACGAGACCGATGAAACCACCGACTCGTACTATAAATCGAATACTGAATTAACATCTGACCAGCTTTGGCAGAAAATTCTGGACGATTTCGATGCGGCGTACAAGGTGTTGCCGGCCGATCAGTCAGCAGAGCCGGCCCGCCCGACCAAATGGGCTGCCCGTGCTTACATGGCGAAGTGTTACATCTTCATGCAGGATTGGAACGATGCCATTACCGCGGCCGACGATGTGATCAATTCAGGCAAATACCATCTGATGGACAACTTCCGCGATGTTTTCCTTCCGGATAACGACAATGGTCCCGAGGTTGTTTTTGCCGTGCAGAACTCCATCAACGATGGTTCGCCCAATAACTACAATGGTTCCATTGGCGACCGTTTGTTGACTCCCGGAGGTCCTTATCCGAACTACGGCTTTCTGCGTCCTTCGCAGAACCTGGTCAATTCATTTAAAACCGATGCATCGGGTATGCCCGTTGACGATAACGTTAACGTAACGGATAATGATTATGTCGATCCGCGTCTCGATCATACGGTTGGTCGTCACGGAATTCCGTACCTCGATATGGGGATCTACGACTGGGAACCTCGTGACCCGGTAACTTATGGCGAATTCATCCAAAAGAAACGCCAGGTTTCGAAAAACTCTCCGGCTTATCTTCAGGTTTGGCCTTATGTTACGTCGATGAACTATTACATCATTCGTTATGCCGATGTATTGTTGTGGAGAGCAGAAGCTGCCATCGAGACCGGCGACCTGGAAACCGGACGTACCTATATCAACATGGTTCGCGGACGGGCTAAGAACAGCGAAGTCGTGAAATTCGACGACGGAACACCGGCAGCCAACTACAGCATCGATACGTACAATACACCGTTCGCCGATAAGGCAGAAGCAACTACGGCTTTGCGTACCGAGCGCCGGTTGGAATTTGCGCTCGAAGGACACCGCTTCTTCGATTTGGTTCGCTGGGGGATTGCCGACAGTGTGATGAATAACTACTTCGAGGTAGAGAAAACCCGTCGTACCCACTTGTCTAATGCCCACTTTACGGCTGGTAAGAATGAGTACGACCCTATTCCGCAGGCAATGGTCGACCTGGGCAAAGGCATGATTACGCAGAACCCGGGCTACTAA
- a CDS encoding TonB-dependent receptor yields the protein MKKKLFLTIFRLGLFVLPSLLFLNTPASASDLSRRINIDEGSYTLGQFINMITDQSGYDFTYQAAELPMETKASIPMRDETVDKATERLAKTFQLKVNILNNNIILKPGDTKGKQDTKTIKGKVLDDNGQPLPGATVVVKGTTTGTITGPDGTFSLTAPANATALSVTFIGMQSQDITLDGRASYTVNMRPETVGLDEVVAIGYGTVKKKDLTGAVGIVKSSEIESQPTESVDKMLQGRMAGVDVVADNSPGGGVAVRVRGYSTIRNNEPLYIIDGVPVSEGINMVNPNDIASIQVLKDASSASIYGARAANGVVIITTRQGKSKEPSLRVDAYVGLQQAANKLTMLNAQQYGDMLWQAIKNDGATPANEIYGNGATPVIPQYLDAAQTEPSANTNWVDEIFRTAPVQSYNVSFSKGDDKSRQAWSLGYFNQDGIIKYTGFERISGRLNSEYNFFDKKLKVGENIGLSHTWSNVAENNSALGGVVYEAYKMPSIAPVKNLNGEYASSPLNDIQNPMGKLYRNKDNKGKTLKLFGNGYIEYKIIEGLTAKTNFGIDYTNFYERNYSPKYVETYTQQNLSSLKTSNNWKFDWVWTNTLNYVHQFGKHSINVLAGMETLKSQMEGFTGFREGFAYDDPNFRYLDAGDGGSQKNTGTGTEWSMISYISKVDYSYDNRYLLSATFRRDGSSKLGNNKWGNFPAISAGWRVSEEKFFNVDAITNLKLRFGWGQNGNQDVPAYSTISSYYSNPYYSNYAMDGAQTSVYTGFTPSRNGNPDLKWETTTQTNFGVDLGLVKNRIEFTGDYFIKTTKDLLMERPLPPTIGGTTQTVWTNAGEMQNKGFEITLNYHSKKVNDLQWNLGLNLSHVKNELTSLPEDIDYIGLPGSYLHSVNFDQETSRSAVGEPISSFYGYKALGLFKTQAEVDAWGKQPNAQPGDIKFADLNNDGVIDANDRTFIGSPHPDMSFGLNFSLNYRSWDFSLFARGSVGAQIYDLTRYYGDFFDLSAYNKQSRTLNAWTTDNPNATVPRLSLDDPNNNIRPSSYYVQDADYVRLQNVKLGYTLPAGKLHSKRFYLYVQAQNLFTITNYKGLDPEVGLQNYSSAHKNLDIGVDRGIYPAARTYTLGVNLEF from the coding sequence ATGAAAAAAAAATTGTTCCTGACAATTTTCAGGCTGGGATTGTTTGTCCTGCCCAGTCTGTTGTTCTTAAACACGCCGGCTTCGGCCAGTGATTTATCCAGGCGGATAAACATCGATGAAGGCTCATATACTCTGGGTCAGTTTATTAACATGATTACTGATCAGTCGGGTTATGACTTTACCTACCAGGCAGCAGAACTGCCAATGGAAACAAAAGCCAGCATTCCTATGCGGGATGAAACTGTTGACAAAGCAACAGAAAGACTGGCGAAAACCTTCCAACTGAAAGTAAACATTCTGAACAACAACATTATTCTGAAGCCCGGCGATACCAAAGGGAAGCAGGATACCAAAACCATCAAAGGAAAAGTGCTCGACGACAACGGACAGCCGCTTCCCGGTGCAACGGTGGTGGTAAAAGGAACAACAACCGGTACCATAACCGGTCCTGATGGTACGTTTTCACTGACAGCACCGGCCAATGCCACTGCACTGTCGGTTACATTTATTGGTATGCAGAGCCAGGATATCACTCTTGACGGACGTGCCAGTTATACGGTCAATATGCGGCCTGAAACTGTTGGGTTGGATGAAGTGGTGGCCATTGGTTATGGAACCGTGAAAAAGAAAGATTTAACAGGTGCTGTGGGTATCGTTAAATCGAGCGAAATAGAGAGCCAGCCGACCGAAAGTGTCGACAAGATGTTGCAGGGACGTATGGCCGGCGTGGATGTGGTTGCTGATAATTCACCGGGTGGTGGTGTAGCTGTTCGTGTGCGTGGTTACAGTACCATTCGTAATAACGAACCACTTTACATTATCGACGGAGTTCCGGTTTCAGAAGGAATCAATATGGTTAACCCGAACGACATCGCATCGATTCAGGTACTGAAGGATGCTTCTTCTGCTTCTATCTATGGTGCACGTGCGGCGAACGGTGTTGTGATTATCACTACCCGTCAGGGAAAATCAAAAGAACCGTCTCTTCGCGTTGATGCTTACGTTGGTTTGCAGCAGGCAGCCAATAAGTTAACCATGCTGAATGCACAGCAGTATGGTGACATGCTTTGGCAGGCTATTAAAAACGACGGCGCTACACCGGCGAACGAAATTTATGGTAACGGAGCAACACCGGTTATCCCGCAATATCTCGATGCTGCTCAAACAGAACCGTCAGCCAATACCAACTGGGTGGACGAAATTTTTCGGACAGCTCCGGTACAATCGTATAATGTCTCTTTTTCGAAAGGTGACGACAAGTCGAGACAAGCCTGGTCACTCGGTTATTTCAACCAGGACGGTATTATTAAATACACTGGTTTCGAACGTATCTCCGGTCGGTTGAATTCGGAATATAACTTCTTCGACAAGAAACTGAAAGTTGGGGAGAATATTGGTCTTTCCCATACATGGAGCAACGTAGCCGAAAATAACTCAGCATTGGGTGGAGTTGTTTACGAGGCCTATAAAATGCCGTCGATTGCACCGGTAAAAAACCTGAACGGCGAATATGCCAGTTCTCCGCTGAACGATATTCAGAACCCAATGGGTAAACTGTACCGGAATAAGGATAATAAGGGTAAAACGCTCAAACTGTTTGGTAACGGTTACATTGAATACAAAATTATTGAAGGCCTGACCGCCAAGACAAATTTTGGTATCGATTACACCAACTTCTATGAGCGCAATTACAGTCCCAAATACGTTGAAACATACACTCAACAAAACCTGAGTTCGTTGAAAACCAGTAATAACTGGAAGTTTGACTGGGTTTGGACGAATACATTGAATTACGTTCATCAGTTTGGTAAACACTCGATTAACGTGTTGGCTGGTATGGAAACGCTGAAATCGCAAATGGAAGGATTTACCGGTTTCCGTGAAGGATTTGCTTACGACGATCCCAACTTCCGCTACCTGGACGCCGGAGACGGTGGTTCGCAGAAAAACACAGGAACAGGAACTGAGTGGAGCATGATTTCCTACATCAGTAAAGTAGACTATAGCTATGATAATCGGTACCTGTTGTCGGCTACCTTCCGTCGTGACGGTTCTTCGAAACTGGGTAACAACAAATGGGGAAACTTCCCGGCTATCTCTGCCGGATGGCGCGTCAGTGAAGAGAAATTCTTCAACGTGGATGCCATTACGAACCTGAAGTTACGCTTCGGTTGGGGACAGAACGGTAACCAGGATGTCCCGGCTTATAGTACCATTTCTTCTTACTACAGCAACCCGTACTATTCCAACTATGCCATGGACGGTGCGCAGACATCGGTATATACCGGTTTTACTCCGAGTAGAAACGGTAACCCCGATTTGAAATGGGAAACTACTACTCAGACGAACTTTGGTGTCGATTTAGGACTGGTGAAAAACCGCATCGAATTTACCGGTGACTATTTCATCAAGACCACCAAAGACCTGTTGATGGAGCGGCCGCTGCCTCCGACCATTGGTGGTACTACACAAACGGTGTGGACCAATGCCGGTGAAATGCAGAACAAAGGTTTCGAGATTACTCTGAATTACCACAGTAAAAAGGTAAACGACCTGCAATGGAATCTTGGGCTAAACCTGTCGCATGTGAAGAATGAATTGACTTCGTTGCCGGAAGATATCGACTATATCGGTTTGCCAGGGTCGTATCTGCACAGTGTGAACTTCGACCAGGAGACATCGCGTTCAGCTGTTGGTGAACCCATTTCTTCTTTCTATGGCTATAAGGCGCTGGGCCTGTTTAAAACGCAGGCCGAAGTGGATGCATGGGGGAAACAACCCAATGCTCAGCCAGGTGATATCAAGTTTGCTGACCTGAATAACGACGGTGTGATTGATGCTAACGACCGTACTTTCATCGGAAGTCCGCATCCTGATATGTCGTTTGGCCTGAATTTCAGTCTGAACTACCGTAGCTGGGACTTTTCCTTGTTCGCACGAGGAAGCGTGGGTGCCCAGATTTACGACCTGACCCGTTACTACGGCGATTTCTTCGATTTGTCGGCATACAACAAGCAGTCGCGTACGCTGAATGCCTGGACAACCGACAACCCGAATGCTACTGTTCCGCGTTTGTCTCTTGACGACCCGAACAATAATATTCGTCCTTCGAGCTACTATGTTCAGGACGCCGATTATGTCCGCCTGCAGAATGTGAAGCTGGGATATACCCTTCCGGCAGGAAAACTGCACAGCAAGCGGTTCTACCTCTATGTACAGGCACAAAACCTGTTCACTATTACCAATTACAAAGGTTTGGATCCGGAAGTCGGATTGCAGAACTACAGTTCAGCTCACAAAAACCTGGATATCGGTGTCGACCGCGGTATTTATCCTGCAGCACGTACCTATACACTGGGTGTGAATCTGGAATTTTAA
- a CDS encoding FecR family protein yields the protein MNTTDFYELAIRCLTNEGTDHDWRKLEKFLQKSEYRQLYQKLASSFSSEEKKSQQYDIERSLNRLRSGISHDEKQVPVRKKGRSKVLLRGLVAASVAAVIALGTLKYHSGKEDIQSKSEKVAWLKKSAPAGQQVRVLLSDGTQVILNGNSQLRYASNYASQSVRKVYLSGEAFFTVKHNDKKEFEVVTGHVVTRDLGTRFNIDAYAEDSVITVALVDGSIDVSSPVARHLQLKPNQKLTYHASDNSQEVNSFNVAELTGWKDQLLIFHNKPLPVVLEKLSRHYGKPIVFRDSALNQIVLTTQFKQKSLNQVLEVLSYAVGVEFIDKGDSILAVKNNSDKKRNEN from the coding sequence ATGAATACGACGGATTTCTATGAACTAGCTATTCGGTGCCTGACAAATGAAGGCACGGACCACGACTGGAGGAAACTGGAGAAGTTCCTTCAGAAAAGTGAATACCGTCAACTTTATCAGAAACTTGCCTCCTCATTTTCTTCTGAAGAAAAAAAATCCCAACAATATGATATTGAAAGGAGTTTGAATCGCCTTCGTAGTGGTATTTCGCACGATGAAAAACAGGTTCCCGTCAGGAAGAAGGGAAGGAGCAAAGTGCTTCTTCGTGGTTTGGTAGCAGCATCTGTTGCTGCTGTAATTGCCTTGGGAACCCTGAAATATCATTCCGGAAAAGAAGATATCCAATCCAAATCCGAAAAAGTGGCCTGGCTTAAAAAATCAGCGCCGGCCGGACAACAGGTTCGTGTGCTTCTTTCGGATGGAACCCAGGTGATTTTGAACGGAAACAGTCAACTTCGGTACGCATCCAATTACGCTTCTCAATCGGTGCGAAAGGTGTACCTAAGCGGCGAAGCTTTCTTCACTGTCAAGCATAACGATAAAAAGGAATTTGAAGTAGTGACCGGTCATGTAGTGACACGCGATTTGGGAACACGATTTAATATCGATGCTTATGCAGAAGATTCGGTTATTACCGTGGCACTAGTCGATGGTTCCATTGACGTAAGTTCGCCGGTAGCCCGACATCTGCAATTAAAACCTAACCAAAAACTTACTTACCACGCGAGTGATAACAGCCAGGAAGTTAATTCCTTTAATGTGGCAGAATTGACCGGTTGGAAAGATCAGCTTCTGATTTTCCATAATAAACCGCTTCCTGTGGTTTTGGAAAAACTCTCCCGGCATTATGGAAAGCCCATCGTATTCCGCGACAGTGCATTGAATCAAATCGTTCTGACGACGCAATTCAAACAAAAGTCGTTGAATCAGGTGTTGGAAGTGCTCTCGTATGCAGTGGGTGTTGAATTTATCGATAAAGGGGACAGCATATTAGCTGTAAAAAACAATAGTGATAAAAAGAGAAATGAAAACTAA
- a CDS encoding V-type ATP synthase subunit D — MAINFQYNKTALQGLEKQLKVRVKALPTIKNKESALRVEVKRAKDEVKRLNKLLEETIEEYDSMMALWGEFDVSLVRVKDVKMSVKKIAGVQTPILDGVEFEIAQFSVFSKPKWFLDGIKVVKELAEIGIEQEFFNQKMILLDHARKKTTQKVNLFEKVQIPGYEDAIRKIKRFLEDKENLSKSAQKIVKSRQETREVES; from the coding sequence ATGGCAATAAATTTTCAATACAATAAAACCGCTTTACAGGGACTCGAGAAGCAACTCAAGGTTCGGGTGAAGGCTTTGCCTACCATTAAGAACAAAGAGTCGGCGCTGCGGGTCGAAGTAAAGAGGGCTAAAGATGAGGTGAAAAGGCTGAACAAGCTCCTCGAAGAGACCATCGAAGAATACGATTCGATGATGGCACTTTGGGGCGAGTTCGACGTTTCACTCGTTAGGGTAAAGGATGTGAAGATGTCGGTGAAAAAGATTGCCGGTGTCCAGACACCTATCCTCGACGGTGTGGAATTCGAAATAGCTCAGTTCAGCGTTTTCAGTAAACCCAAATGGTTCCTCGATGGCATCAAAGTAGTGAAGGAATTGGCCGAAATCGGGATCGAGCAGGAGTTTTTCAACCAGAAAATGATACTGTTGGATCATGCCCGTAAGAAGACCACTCAAAAGGTGAATCTCTTCGAAAAGGTACAGATTCCGGGATACGAAGATGCCATTCGAAAAATCAAACGATTCCTGGAAGATAAGGAGAACCTCTCCAAGTCGGCCCAGAAGATTGTGAAATCCCGTCAGGAAACAAGGGAGGTGGAATCATGA